The Allocatelliglobosispora scoriae genome contains a region encoding:
- a CDS encoding glycosyltransferase yields MLFTFAGGNGHADPLLPIARAAESAGHTVAVSGRPAVTPMIQAAGLTAIPTGDPPTGPPERSPLLAVDVEREDRVFRDHFAGRLARRRAELVGDLARRWRPDLIVCDETDFGSMIAAEVLGLPYASVLVISSGHFSRPELIGATLDGVRAGFGLAPDPELAMLSRHLVLSPVPPSFRDPAHPLPATAHSIRPVRREHTGSAPAWLDQLGPAPIVYATLGTEFNVESGDLFQRIIAGLTGLPITLIVTVGAQIDPAEFGPQPSHVRIERFIPQAALLPRCAAVVSHGGSGSVIGALTHGVPSVVFPMGADQPANADRCAALGVARVLEPVGATPAEIGAAVAAVLADPGYRAAAERLRDELAALPGPDHAVKLLEALL; encoded by the coding sequence ATGCTGTTTACGTTTGCCGGGGGTAACGGCCACGCCGACCCGCTGCTGCCGATCGCCCGGGCCGCCGAGTCGGCGGGCCACACCGTCGCCGTCTCGGGTCGCCCCGCCGTCACCCCGATGATCCAGGCCGCCGGGCTCACCGCCATCCCGACCGGCGACCCGCCGACCGGCCCGCCGGAGCGATCGCCGCTGCTCGCGGTCGATGTCGAGCGGGAGGACCGGGTGTTCCGCGACCACTTCGCCGGTCGGCTCGCGCGGCGGCGGGCCGAGCTCGTCGGCGACCTCGCCCGGCGCTGGCGGCCCGACCTGATCGTCTGCGACGAGACCGACTTCGGCTCGATGATCGCGGCCGAGGTGCTGGGGCTGCCGTACGCGTCGGTGCTGGTCATCTCGTCGGGGCACTTCTCCCGGCCGGAACTGATCGGTGCGACGCTCGACGGGGTCCGGGCCGGCTTCGGGCTGGCACCGGACCCGGAGCTGGCGATGCTCAGCCGCCACCTCGTCCTGTCACCCGTGCCGCCGAGCTTTCGCGATCCGGCACATCCGCTCCCGGCGACCGCGCACTCGATCCGGCCCGTCCGGCGGGAGCACACCGGCAGCGCACCGGCCTGGCTCGATCAGCTCGGACCGGCGCCGATCGTCTACGCCACGCTCGGTACGGAGTTCAATGTGGAGTCCGGCGACCTCTTCCAGCGGATCATCGCCGGGCTGACCGGCCTGCCGATCACGCTGATCGTCACCGTCGGGGCGCAGATCGATCCGGCCGAGTTCGGCCCGCAGCCATCGCACGTGCGGATCGAAAGGTTCATCCCGCAGGCCGCACTGCTGCCCAGGTGCGCCGCAGTCGTGTCGCACGGCGGCTCGGGGAGCGTCATCGGGGCGCTGACTCACGGCGTACCCTCCGTGGTGTTTCCGATGGGCGCGGACCAGCCGGCCAACGCGGACCGGTGCGCGGCGCTGGGCGTGGCGAGGGTGCTCGAACCGGTCGGCGCGACGCCCGCCGAGATCGGCGCGGCGGTCGCGGCGGTCCTCGCGGACCCGGGCTATCGCGCGGCGGCCGAGCGGCTCCGCGACGAACTCGCGGCGCTGCCCGGCCCGGACCACGCGGTGAAGCTGCTCGAAGCCCTGCTGTGA
- a CDS encoding helix-turn-helix transcriptional regulator, whose protein sequence is MLVGRDELLAEVLRQLDRCGRVLVTGPPGIGRTSLLDAACRELLAAGRTVWRISPGPGDRTTPHAGLSELLSAVPADQIAALPAPQAASINSVLCRDRERPDPIALRLATLALLRGAAEPVALVLDDLHRLDEASAEVLAYAARGLGAGLVLSRPGTQAAPHGLDRDATEIVVPSLDSGHMVQLLDAHGLTCRAAGQVHAASGGIPRLALAIGAAAHGSSAGSSRVPRSVALLCRELLAQVPAPAGRFLLAAALSAGTSIHVLRRAGLFPGDEVLALAELAGLVLVDAEERVTVRAGALAATVIGDAAEDEVMACHRALADAAFDEPTRLWHASMTVREDGAAAQALAAARLASRAQGNPRRAAEVALRAAELAPADFDRSTIVGWLSDAAADAGIAGDAQLVRRALAGLERHQAPPAERARARLAVFDVAGQDIDDCDELLSTVLVEATGHPGLLSAAHLRLAIRANIAEGSPRRATSHARRAVQYAVIAADRQAEVKALTYLARMQRVIGDVSAEETLATALAVQLPQSEMRVFISPWFVSAKHSLFDDRLHDARHELLALLPVADATGMPDDQIEVLRCLAEVEARLGRCAAALAHARRAVAISERTGLSPGPAWYSAAIAELAGGTLGRARALAEGAVRASTEERDQIYLARGLHIRGLIQLASGDAAGAVRSLRTVRELEQAQDARDPSLLRWHGDFAEALIAVGAVEEATAFLAEVRPVAAELCRMGVLAALDRAEGLRLSVTGLSTEAIDLLWRVGESFARLGMPLEQARTLLALASAQRRRRRWAAAREATLLADSIYREHGASPWEPTAVESPASAGLGLTQADRRLVELVASGATNREIAHAMFLSVKTVESSLTRIYRQVGVRSRVQLSTLVSSGNDKGSP, encoded by the coding sequence ATGTTGGTCGGGCGCGACGAGCTGCTGGCGGAGGTGCTCCGCCAGCTGGACCGGTGCGGGCGCGTCCTGGTCACCGGGCCGCCGGGCATCGGCCGGACGAGCCTGCTCGACGCCGCCTGCCGAGAGCTCCTCGCCGCCGGGCGGACCGTGTGGCGGATCAGCCCCGGGCCCGGCGACCGGACGACGCCGCACGCGGGCCTCTCCGAGCTGCTCAGCGCGGTGCCCGCCGATCAGATCGCCGCCCTTCCCGCGCCGCAGGCCGCCTCGATCAACTCCGTGCTGTGCCGGGACCGCGAGCGGCCGGACCCGATCGCGCTGCGCCTCGCCACGCTCGCCCTGCTGCGAGGTGCTGCCGAACCCGTCGCGCTCGTCCTCGACGATCTGCACCGGCTCGACGAAGCGAGTGCCGAGGTGCTGGCCTACGCGGCCCGCGGGCTCGGGGCGGGGCTAGTGCTGTCGCGACCGGGGACGCAGGCAGCGCCCCACGGGCTGGACCGGGACGCGACGGAGATCGTCGTGCCGAGCCTGGACTCCGGCCACATGGTGCAGCTTCTCGACGCGCACGGGCTCACCTGCCGGGCCGCCGGCCAGGTGCACGCGGCGAGCGGCGGCATCCCCCGGCTCGCCCTGGCGATCGGTGCGGCGGCCCACGGCTCCTCGGCCGGCTCGTCCCGGGTGCCCCGCTCGGTCGCCCTGCTCTGCCGGGAACTCCTGGCACAGGTGCCGGCACCGGCAGGCCGGTTCCTGCTCGCCGCCGCGCTCAGCGCGGGCACCTCGATCCACGTGCTGCGCCGGGCCGGTCTGTTCCCGGGTGACGAGGTGCTCGCCCTCGCCGAGCTCGCCGGTCTGGTGCTGGTCGACGCCGAGGAACGGGTCACCGTCCGGGCGGGCGCCCTGGCGGCGACGGTGATCGGCGACGCCGCCGAGGACGAGGTGATGGCGTGCCACCGGGCACTCGCCGACGCCGCGTTCGACGAGCCCACCCGGCTGTGGCACGCCTCGATGACCGTGCGCGAGGACGGGGCGGCGGCGCAGGCCCTCGCCGCGGCCCGCCTGGCGAGCCGGGCGCAGGGCAACCCGCGCCGGGCCGCAGAGGTCGCGCTGCGCGCAGCCGAGCTCGCCCCGGCCGACTTCGACCGGTCCACGATCGTGGGGTGGCTGAGCGACGCCGCCGCGGACGCCGGGATCGCCGGGGACGCGCAGCTCGTCCGGCGGGCACTCGCCGGGCTCGAACGCCACCAGGCGCCCCCCGCCGAGCGGGCCCGGGCCCGGCTCGCCGTCTTCGACGTGGCCGGTCAGGACATCGACGACTGCGACGAGCTGCTCTCCACCGTGCTCGTCGAGGCGACCGGTCACCCCGGCCTGCTCTCCGCCGCCCACCTGCGGCTGGCGATCCGGGCCAACATCGCCGAGGGCTCCCCGCGCCGGGCCACGTCGCATGCTCGACGAGCTGTTCAGTACGCCGTGATCGCCGCCGACCGCCAGGCGGAGGTGAAGGCGCTGACCTACCTGGCGCGGATGCAACGGGTCATCGGGGACGTGTCGGCGGAGGAGACCCTGGCGACCGCGCTCGCCGTGCAGCTGCCGCAGTCGGAGATGCGGGTCTTCATCTCGCCGTGGTTCGTCTCGGCGAAGCACTCCCTCTTCGACGACCGGCTGCACGACGCCCGCCACGAGCTGCTCGCCCTGCTGCCGGTCGCCGATGCCACCGGGATGCCCGACGACCAGATCGAGGTGCTGCGGTGCCTCGCCGAGGTCGAGGCGAGGCTGGGCCGCTGCGCAGCAGCCCTCGCCCATGCCCGCCGAGCCGTCGCGATCTCCGAGCGAACGGGCCTCTCACCCGGCCCGGCGTGGTATTCGGCCGCCATCGCCGAACTCGCCGGCGGCACCCTCGGCCGGGCCAGGGCACTCGCCGAGGGTGCGGTGCGAGCCTCCACGGAGGAGCGAGATCAGATCTACCTCGCCCGGGGCCTGCACATTCGCGGCCTGATCCAGCTCGCCTCGGGCGATGCGGCCGGTGCCGTGCGGTCACTGCGGACGGTCCGCGAGCTGGAGCAGGCGCAGGACGCCCGGGACCCGTCGCTGCTGCGCTGGCACGGTGACTTCGCCGAGGCGCTGATCGCGGTCGGGGCGGTGGAGGAGGCGACCGCCTTCCTCGCCGAGGTGCGACCGGTCGCGGCGGAGCTGTGCCGGATGGGCGTGCTCGCCGCGCTGGACCGGGCCGAAGGACTGCGGCTCTCCGTCACCGGCCTCTCGACCGAGGCGATCGACCTGCTGTGGCGGGTGGGGGAGAGCTTCGCCCGGCTCGGCATGCCGTTGGAGCAGGCTCGGACGCTGCTCGCGCTCGCCTCCGCGCAGCGGCGCAGGCGGCGGTGGGCGGCGGCGAGGGAGGCGACGCTGCTCGCCGACTCGATCTATCGGGAGCACGGGGCGAGCCCGTGGGAGCCGACGGCGGTGGAGTCACCCGCCTCGGCGGGGCTCGGTCTGACCCAGGCGGACCGCCGGCTCGTCGAGCTGGTGGCGTCGGGTGCGACCAACCGGGAGATCGCGCACGCCATGTTCCTCAGCGTGAAGACGGTCGAATCGTCGCTGACCCGGATCTACCGGCAGGTGGGGGTGCGGTCCCGGGTGCAGCTCTCGACCCTCGTCTCCTCGGGCAACGACAAGGGTTCTCCCTGA
- a CDS encoding GNAT family N-acetyltransferase codes for MLEIRRATTMAEVVAAEPHFDGEVLPEAAERFLGEPGHHLLVAYVDGVAAGMITGVETTHPDKGTEMYLYELGVGEEHRRQGIGRALVTALADLARERGCHAMWVPVDSDNEAAIATYRSAGANEIATITAQSWTLRS; via the coding sequence ATGCTGGAGATCCGTCGAGCGACGACGATGGCCGAGGTCGTCGCCGCCGAGCCGCACTTCGACGGCGAGGTCCTGCCCGAGGCGGCCGAGCGGTTCCTCGGCGAACCGGGGCACCACCTGCTCGTCGCCTACGTGGACGGGGTGGCGGCGGGCATGATCACCGGAGTCGAGACGACGCATCCGGACAAGGGGACCGAGATGTACCTCTACGAACTCGGCGTCGGCGAGGAGCACCGGCGGCAGGGGATCGGGCGCGCCCTGGTGACGGCGCTCGCCGACCTCGCCCGGGAGCGCGGCTGCCACGCGATGTGGGTGCCGGTCGACTCGGACAACGAGGCGGCGATCGCCACCTACCGCTCCGCCGGTGCGAACGAGATCGCGACGATCACCGCGCAGTCCTGGACGCTGCGTTCATAG